In Lates calcarifer isolate ASB-BC8 unplaced genomic scaffold, TLL_Latcal_v3 _unitig_1403_quiver_1546, whole genome shotgun sequence, one genomic interval encodes:
- the LOC108888645 gene encoding trypsin, translating to MGSLRRSAVLLLLTFTVSEAYAARIIGGQEVSPYSIKYQASLQDEKGQHYCGGTLVHPQWVVSACHCWKPSSLMRVVLSEHSLVTTEGFEQIFNVSKIYVHNYNYKTFNNDIMLIMLSEPAQLNANVQPVALPDEHTPPLVDDICTVSGWGVTQIYSYYLSPVLRAVDVRIQPYCIYYYWGRITPNMLCAGSRMGGKDSCQGDSGGPLICNGFFEGIVSWGISCANPYFPGVYTKVRNYVEWMKWIIDTNTP from the exons ATGGGTTCATTGCGAAGGTCTGCTGTGCTGTTGCTTTTGACTTTCACAGTATCAG AGGCATACGCAGCGAGGATCATTGGGGGTCAGGAGGTTTCACCATACTCCATCAAATATCAGGCATCCCTGCAGGATGAGAAAGGGCAGCACTACTGTGGAGGAACCTTAGTGCACCCTCAGTGGGTGGTGTCTGCTTGCCACTGCTGGAAGCC GAGCAGTCTGATGAGGGTGGTGTTGAGTGAACACAGCTTGGTCACAACAGAAGGATTTGAACAGATCTTCAATGTCTCGAAGATATATGtccacaactacaactacaagaCATTCAACAATGACATTATGCTCATTATG ttgagTGAACCGGCACAGCTGAACGCAAATGTCCAGCCAGTTGCTCTGCCTGATGAACACACCCCTCCGCTTGTTGATGACATCTGCACAGTGAGCGGCTGGGGCGTGACACAGATTTACAGTTACTACCTGTCCCCTGTGCTACGTGCTGTGGATGTGAGAATCCAGCCTTACTGCATATATTACTACTGGGGCAGGATCACCCCAAACATGCTGTGTGCTGGATCTCGGATGGGTGGCAAAGATTCCTGCCAG GGTGATTCTGGTGGGCCCCTCATCTGCAACGGCTTCTTTGAAGGCATTGTCTCCTGGGGTATCAGCTGTGCAAACCCATACTTCCCTGGGGTCTACACCAAAGTGAGAAACTATGTTGAGTGGATGAAATGGATTATCGACACTAACACACCATAA